A region of the Parachlamydia acanthamoebae genome:
TATCTTTCATTTTGTTTGAATAGACGAGTGAAGCCGGGACGATAAGGTTTATAACTGTCATTGAGTGATGCCGCGTTAACAAAAATTTTACCTGCGTGAGTCTTCACATTGCGAGCTCCGTGGATGTGCCCAAAGACGTGCAGCTTAATTTGGCTGGCATGAATGTTTTTTTCTAATTCCTCACAACCCACGTGGCGCGTCCATTGCCTACTAATCTTCACCTCATCTA
Encoded here:
- a CDS encoding metallophosphoesterase family protein, which encodes MNDSGVEIHGIKIWGSPITPWFENWAFNRHRGDEIKAHWDLIPSDTEILITHGPCYGILDEVKISRQWTRHVGCEELEKNIHASQIKLHVFGHIHGARNVKTHAGKIFVNAASLNDSYKPYRPGFTRLFKQNERYVF